In one window of Streptomyces sp. NBC_01224 DNA:
- a CDS encoding amino acid ABC transporter ATP-binding protein, which yields MVEIRSVHKRFGSLEVLRGIDLSVRSGEVTVVLGPSGSGKSTLLRTINHLEKVDNGWISVDGTLVGYRRDGNKLYELREREVLRQRTRIGFVFQNFNLFPHLTVVENIIEAPVAALGRPKREAVAAAEKLLARVGLADKAGAYPRQLSGGQQQRVAIARALSLEPKLLLFDEPTSALDPELVGEVLDVIKDLALQGTTMIVVTHEIGFAREVADTVVFMDEGRIVEQGAPGDVLDRPEHERTRAFLSKVL from the coding sequence ATGGTCGAGATCCGCTCCGTCCACAAGCGCTTCGGCAGCCTCGAAGTGCTGCGCGGCATCGACCTGTCCGTGCGCAGCGGAGAGGTGACCGTCGTCCTCGGCCCTTCCGGCTCCGGCAAGTCCACACTCCTGCGCACCATCAACCACCTGGAGAAGGTCGACAACGGCTGGATCAGCGTCGACGGCACCCTGGTCGGCTACCGCAGGGACGGCAACAAGCTGTACGAGCTCCGCGAGCGCGAGGTCCTGCGACAGCGCACCCGGATCGGCTTCGTCTTCCAGAACTTCAATCTCTTCCCGCACCTCACCGTGGTGGAGAACATCATCGAGGCGCCGGTCGCCGCCCTCGGCCGCCCAAAGAGGGAAGCCGTCGCCGCCGCGGAGAAGCTCCTCGCCCGGGTCGGGCTCGCCGACAAGGCTGGGGCGTACCCCAGGCAGCTCTCCGGCGGGCAGCAGCAGCGGGTCGCCATCGCCCGCGCGCTTTCCCTCGAACCGAAGCTGCTGCTCTTCGACGAGCCGACCTCGGCGCTCGACCCCGAGCTGGTGGGCGAAGTCCTCGACGTCATCAAGGACTTGGCACTCCAGGGCACCACGATGATCGTCGTCACGCACGAGATCGGTTTCGCCCGCGAGGTCGCCGACACCGTCGTCTTCATGGACGAGGGACGCATTGTCGAGCAGGGCGCCCCCGGCGACGTACTCGACCGTCCGGAGCACGAGCGCACCCGCGCCTTCCTCTCCAAGGTTCTGTGA
- a CDS encoding NtaA/DmoA family FMN-dependent monooxygenase (This protein belongs to a clade of FMN-dependent monooxygenases, within a broader family of flavin-dependent oxidoreductases, the luciferase-like monooxygenase (LMM) family, some of whose members use coenzyme F420 rather than FMN.) → MHLAAHFPGVNNTTVWADPRSRSQIDFSSFEHLARTAERGKFDFFFLAEGLRLREHNGRIHDLDVVGRPESLTVLAALAAVTDRLGLAATVNATFNEPYELARRLATLDHLSDGRAAWNVVTSSDAFTGENFRRGGYLDRADRYVRAAEFVATARELWDTWTPDGTPRPFTHQGQHFGIEGEFTVPRSPQGHPIVIQAGDSPEGREFAASAADVIFTRHGTLEAGRTFYADVKARLAKYGREADELKIMPGVTFVLGDSDAEAQERAAEIRLQQVSPQNALLALEQIWGRDLSSYDPDGPLPEIDPDPESSLVQGRVRHGDPLAVAARWRALSKEKGLSIRQTVIETTGRQSFIGSPQTVAGQLTEFVAADAADGFILVPHLTPGGLDDFVDRVVPLLQERGVFRSEYTGPTLRSHLGLAEPVWKG, encoded by the coding sequence ATGCATCTCGCTGCCCACTTTCCGGGTGTGAACAACACGACCGTCTGGGCGGACCCCCGTTCCAGGAGCCAGATCGACTTCTCCTCCTTCGAACACCTCGCCCGCACGGCGGAACGCGGCAAGTTCGACTTCTTCTTCCTCGCCGAAGGGCTGCGGCTGCGCGAGCACAACGGGCGGATCCACGACCTGGACGTGGTGGGCCGCCCCGAATCCCTCACCGTGCTGGCCGCGCTGGCGGCCGTCACGGACCGGCTGGGCCTCGCTGCCACCGTCAACGCCACCTTCAACGAGCCGTACGAACTGGCCCGTCGCCTCGCCACTCTCGACCACCTCAGCGACGGCCGGGCCGCCTGGAACGTCGTCACCTCCTCGGACGCCTTCACCGGGGAGAACTTCCGGCGCGGTGGCTATCTCGACCGGGCCGACCGCTATGTGAGGGCCGCCGAGTTCGTCGCCACCGCCCGTGAACTGTGGGACACCTGGACACCCGACGGCACCCCGCGCCCCTTCACACACCAGGGACAGCACTTCGGCATCGAGGGCGAGTTCACCGTCCCGCGCTCCCCGCAGGGCCATCCGATCGTCATCCAGGCCGGGGACTCCCCGGAGGGCCGCGAGTTCGCCGCGTCCGCCGCCGATGTCATCTTCACCCGGCACGGCACCCTGGAGGCCGGCCGTACCTTCTACGCCGACGTCAAGGCGCGACTGGCCAAGTACGGCCGGGAAGCCGACGAGCTGAAGATCATGCCCGGGGTCACCTTCGTACTGGGCGACAGCGATGCCGAGGCCCAGGAGAGGGCGGCCGAGATCCGCCTCCAGCAGGTCTCCCCGCAGAACGCGCTCCTGGCCCTGGAACAGATCTGGGGCCGTGACCTCTCCTCGTACGACCCCGACGGACCGCTTCCCGAGATCGACCCGGACCCCGAGTCCTCGCTGGTCCAGGGCCGGGTCAGGCACGGAGACCCGCTCGCGGTCGCGGCCCGCTGGCGTGCGCTGTCGAAGGAGAAGGGACTTTCCATCCGGCAGACCGTCATCGAGACGACCGGGCGGCAGTCCTTCATCGGCAGCCCGCAGACGGTCGCGGGGCAGCTGACGGAGTTCGTCGCCGCCGATGCCGCCGACGGATTCATTCTCGTTCCGCATCTCACGCCGGGCGGCCTGGACGATTTCGTCGACCGGGTCGTCCCGCTCCTCCAGGAGCGCGGCGTATTCCGCTCCGAGTACACGGGGCCCACACTGCGGTCGCATCTCGGGCTCGCCGAGCCGGTATGGAAAGGTTGA
- a CDS encoding ABC transporter substrate-binding protein, with translation MSVRRTLSAALATLTAAGLLTACAAGDAATSEVKPKGQQGTGINIGPDQHRIRGTKVDAIAAKVPEAIRKRGTLRLGASADASPPLGFYATDDKTRIGSEIDMATLIADTLGLKPQFEEVSWENLFVGLDSSKFDGVLSNVTVTEERKEKYDFATYRLDNIAFEAKKGSGWKVQEPKDVAGKTIAVSSGTNQEKILVDWSEQNVKAGRKPVDIKYFQKDTDYYLALQSGRIDAYLGPSPSANYHVASAGQSEIVGTLSGAGDGLQGRIAATTKKGSGLVEAYAAAIDHIVQDGSYAKVLKRWGLSNEAVAKSEINPPGLPKPKN, from the coding sequence GTGTCCGTCCGCCGCACCCTTTCCGCCGCACTCGCCACCCTCACCGCCGCAGGACTGCTCACGGCCTGCGCCGCCGGTGACGCCGCCACCAGCGAGGTGAAGCCGAAGGGGCAGCAGGGCACCGGTATCAATATCGGTCCCGACCAGCACCGGATCAGAGGCACGAAGGTCGACGCCATCGCGGCGAAGGTGCCCGAGGCCATCCGCAAGCGGGGCACGCTGCGGCTGGGCGCGAGCGCCGATGCCTCGCCACCGCTGGGCTTCTACGCGACCGACGACAAGACCCGGATCGGCTCGGAGATCGACATGGCGACCCTGATCGCAGACACGCTCGGTCTCAAGCCGCAGTTCGAGGAGGTCTCCTGGGAGAACCTCTTCGTCGGTCTCGACAGTTCCAAGTTCGACGGAGTGCTCTCGAACGTCACGGTCACCGAGGAGCGCAAGGAGAAGTACGACTTCGCGACCTACCGGCTCGACAACATCGCCTTCGAGGCCAAGAAGGGCTCCGGCTGGAAGGTGCAGGAGCCGAAGGACGTTGCGGGGAAGACGATCGCCGTCTCGTCCGGGACCAACCAGGAGAAGATCCTCGTCGACTGGAGCGAGCAGAACGTCAAGGCCGGACGCAAGCCGGTGGACATCAAGTACTTCCAGAAGGACACCGACTACTACCTGGCCCTCCAGTCCGGCCGTATCGACGCCTACCTCGGCCCCAGCCCGTCCGCCAACTACCACGTCGCATCGGCCGGCCAGTCCGAGATCGTCGGCACGCTGTCGGGTGCGGGCGACGGGCTCCAGGGCAGGATCGCCGCCACCACGAAGAAGGGCAGCGGCCTGGTCGAGGCATACGCGGCCGCCATCGACCACATCGTGCAGGACGGTTCGTACGCCAAGGTGCTGAAGCGCTGGGGGCTCTCCAACGAGGCTGTCGCGAAGTCCGAGATCAACCCGCCCGGCCTGCCCAAGCCCAAGAACTGA
- the fsxC gene encoding FxsC protein: MLTQDGGRVHATTQQRAADHRPYFFLSYAHTPGYGGGTDPDMWVERLFQDLCGHVMAMTDLPAGAPAGFIDREIRSGEGWSERLGEVLATCRVFVPLFSPRYFASEMCGKEWYAFAQRAIHYRARSNQPAEAIVPALWVPVPPSQLPGPAERLQFNHRDFGDRYVSDGLYGLIKLKLFTEEYERAVYELAKRIVNVADTIRIGTGRPVDYRLAPSAFGPPNSGAGGPRPMQVTIAAPTRHDLPEGRNADYYGDNPQDWNPYHPAAARPLAYVAEDLVRSLNYQATISSFDEESGHPEGKQPPSRPEILLVDRWALQDEDRRRRLAAFDAENRPWVTMVVPWNREDHESRAAEAELTEKLEQTMPTKMRQGRAYCRAAAKGVPSMEAFGQILPQVVEVAAQQYLRHAAVYPPATGGGHTERTRLMGPMAQTYYTPETHDPATDAEDTDDGQS, translated from the coding sequence GTGCTCACACAGGACGGGGGTCGTGTGCACGCAACAACGCAGCAGCGAGCGGCGGACCATCGGCCGTACTTCTTCTTGAGTTATGCACATACACCGGGGTACGGCGGTGGAACGGACCCCGACATGTGGGTCGAGCGGCTCTTCCAGGATCTCTGCGGCCATGTGATGGCCATGACCGATCTGCCCGCGGGCGCGCCCGCCGGGTTCATCGACCGCGAGATACGCTCCGGCGAGGGCTGGTCGGAGCGGCTCGGTGAGGTGCTCGCCACCTGCCGGGTGTTCGTTCCGCTGTTCTCGCCGCGCTACTTCGCCAGCGAGATGTGCGGCAAGGAGTGGTACGCCTTCGCCCAGCGCGCCATTCACTACCGGGCCCGCTCCAACCAGCCGGCCGAGGCGATCGTCCCGGCGCTCTGGGTGCCGGTACCGCCGAGTCAACTCCCGGGCCCCGCCGAGAGATTACAGTTCAACCATCGCGACTTCGGGGACCGTTATGTCAGCGACGGACTCTACGGACTGATCAAACTCAAGCTCTTCACCGAGGAGTACGAGCGTGCGGTGTACGAACTCGCCAAGCGCATCGTCAACGTCGCGGACACCATACGGATCGGCACCGGCCGCCCCGTCGACTACCGGCTGGCCCCCAGCGCCTTCGGCCCGCCGAACAGCGGAGCCGGCGGTCCCCGTCCCATGCAGGTGACCATCGCCGCTCCCACCCGGCACGACCTGCCCGAGGGACGCAACGCCGATTACTACGGCGACAACCCGCAGGACTGGAACCCCTACCACCCGGCCGCCGCCCGTCCCCTGGCCTATGTCGCCGAGGACCTGGTGCGCTCCCTCAACTACCAGGCCACCATCTCCTCCTTCGACGAGGAGTCCGGGCACCCGGAGGGTAAACAGCCGCCCAGCAGACCGGAGATCCTGCTCGTCGACCGCTGGGCCCTGCAGGACGAGGACCGGCGCCGGCGGCTCGCCGCCTTCGACGCCGAGAACCGCCCCTGGGTGACGATGGTCGTGCCGTGGAACCGCGAGGACCACGAGAGCAGGGCGGCCGAGGCCGAACTGACCGAGAAGCTCGAACAGACCATGCCGACCAAGATGCGCCAGGGGCGGGCCTACTGCCGCGCCGCCGCCAAGGGCGTACCCAGCATGGAGGCCTTCGGGCAGATCCTGCCGCAGGTGGTCGAGGTGGCGGCCCAGCAGTACCTGAGACATGCGGCGGTCTACCCACCCGCCACAGGCGGCGGGCACACCGAACGGACACGGTTGATGGGGCCGATGGCGCAGACGTACTACACCCCCGAGACACACGACCCTGCGACGGATGCGGAGGACACGGATGACGGCCAGTCGTGA
- a CDS encoding S1 family peptidase codes for MRIKRTTPLSGTARRNRAVAIAAGLVAVAALAVPTAQADTATTFSAKQLSAASDAVLGADVAGTAWSIDPATNTLVVTADSRVSQAEIKQIKQSVGANAGAVRIERTAGKLSKLLSGGDAIYAPGWRCSLGFNVHSGSTYYFLTAGHCTDGNPPWYTNSSNTTKIGPTVGSSFPTNDYGLVRYDNASLAHPGTVGSVTITGAANATVGMSVTRRGSTTGVHGGSVTGLNATVNYGNGDIVYGMIKTNVCAEPGDSGGPLYSGSKAIGLTSGGSGNCSSGGTTYFQPVTEALSAYGVTLN; via the coding sequence GTGAGGATCAAGCGCACCACCCCCCTCAGCGGTACCGCGAGACGCAACAGGGCTGTCGCCATCGCCGCAGGCCTTGTCGCCGTCGCCGCGCTCGCCGTCCCCACGGCCCAGGCCGACACCGCCACCACGTTCAGCGCCAAACAGCTCTCCGCCGCGAGCGACGCCGTGCTCGGCGCCGATGTCGCGGGGACCGCCTGGAGCATCGACCCGGCGACCAACACCCTCGTGGTCACCGCGGACAGCAGGGTCTCGCAGGCCGAGATCAAGCAGATCAAGCAGTCCGTCGGAGCCAACGCCGGCGCCGTGCGGATCGAGCGCACCGCCGGAAAGCTCAGCAAACTGCTCTCCGGCGGCGACGCGATCTACGCCCCCGGCTGGCGCTGCTCCCTCGGCTTCAACGTTCACAGCGGCAGCACCTACTACTTCCTGACCGCCGGTCACTGCACTGACGGCAACCCGCCCTGGTACACCAACTCCTCGAACACGACCAAGATCGGCCCGACGGTCGGATCCAGCTTCCCGACCAATGACTACGGCCTGGTGCGGTACGACAATGCCTCGCTCGCCCACCCGGGCACCGTCGGCAGCGTCACCATCACCGGAGCGGCCAACGCCACGGTCGGCATGTCCGTCACCCGCCGCGGCTCCACCACCGGCGTCCACGGCGGCAGTGTCACGGGCCTCAACGCCACGGTCAACTACGGTAACGGCGACATCGTCTACGGCATGATCAAGACCAACGTGTGTGCGGAGCCCGGCGACTCCGGCGGTCCGCTCTACTCCGGCTCGAAGGCGATCGGTCTCACCTCGGGCGGCAGCGGCAACTGCAGCTCCGGTGGCACCACGTACTTCCAGCCGGTCACCGAGGCACTCAGCGCGTACGGGGTCACCCTGAACTGA
- a CDS encoding DUF1684 domain-containing protein: MTTDAQQPHDSGQAAQDWKHWHEERTATVAAPYGPLSLTGTHWLSDYPEGHIPGVPGQWREDGEELVLSAAAADGLSVDGKPFTGRVRLTADRGPIGESRVAHGERRLVVLSREGLWAVRDFDPDSVARRTFRDIEATPYDARWALPGTFRPYESARTVRVENADGVERGLGLAGEIVFEVDGTEHTLQVAVEHDGSLWAVFADATSGNSSYRFRFLRPAAPSEDGSVTVDLNRALLPPCAFADHFICPFPPPGNTLSIAVEAGERNRVDG, encoded by the coding sequence ATGACCACGGACGCACAGCAGCCGCACGATTCCGGGCAGGCGGCACAGGACTGGAAGCACTGGCACGAGGAGCGCACCGCCACGGTCGCCGCACCGTACGGACCGCTCTCCCTCACCGGCACCCACTGGCTCTCCGACTACCCGGAGGGCCACATTCCAGGGGTGCCCGGGCAGTGGCGGGAGGACGGCGAGGAGCTGGTGCTCAGCGCCGCCGCCGCGGACGGTCTGAGCGTCGACGGCAAGCCCTTCACCGGCCGGGTCCGCCTCACCGCGGACCGCGGCCCGATCGGCGAGTCCCGCGTCGCGCACGGCGAGCGGCGGCTTGTCGTGCTGAGTCGCGAAGGGCTCTGGGCGGTACGGGACTTCGACCCGGACTCCGTGGCGCGGCGCACCTTCCGGGACATCGAGGCCACCCCGTACGACGCCCGCTGGGCGCTGCCGGGCACCTTCCGCCCGTACGAGAGCGCCCGTACGGTCCGGGTCGAGAACGCCGACGGAGTCGAGCGCGGTCTCGGACTCGCGGGCGAGATCGTCTTCGAGGTCGACGGCACGGAGCACACACTGCAGGTCGCGGTCGAGCACGATGGCTCGCTCTGGGCGGTCTTCGCAGATGCCACCAGTGGAAACAGCAGCTATCGCTTCCGGTTCCTGCGGCCCGCGGCCCCGTCCGAGGACGGCAGTGTGACGGTCGACCTCAACCGTGCGCTGCTGCCGCCCTGCGCCTTCGCGGACCACTTCATCTGCCCCTTCCCGCCGCCCGGCAACACCCTTTCCATCGCCGTCGAGGCGGGGGAGCGGAACCGCGTCGACGGCTGA
- a CDS encoding LLM class flavin-dependent oxidoreductase, which translates to MPSTAPLHLAAEIGGPPHYAHEHYIGLARLAERGALDFVTLGDSFARPGLDALAVLSRVAPATDRIGLVPTVTTTHTEPFHVSSAVATLDWVSRGRAGWNVDVSTTGAEARLFGRRPAAPADDLWREAGEAADVSARLWDSWEDDAEIRDVATGRFIDRDKLHHVDFEGASFTVRGPAIVPRPPQGHPVTVVDAAGGPARETAARHADVVLVRAPTPERAAAIRTDLRRRAAAYGRDPDSLRVLVSLTVDLGDAETAPEPGLESGPPLAAGGSYYRGGPVDLAELITQWHRGGAADGFHLTPITPGRDLERIVNGTVALLQHRSLFRTFYPGGTLREHLGLDRPANRYALEGGRA; encoded by the coding sequence ATGCCTTCGACCGCACCTCTTCACCTGGCCGCCGAGATCGGCGGTCCGCCCCACTACGCCCACGAGCACTACATCGGCCTCGCCCGGCTCGCCGAGCGCGGCGCCCTGGACTTCGTCACCCTCGGCGACTCGTTCGCCAGGCCCGGACTCGACGCACTCGCCGTGCTCTCCCGGGTCGCGCCCGCCACCGACCGGATCGGTCTGGTGCCGACCGTCACGACCACTCACACGGAGCCGTTCCATGTGTCGTCCGCCGTGGCCACCCTGGACTGGGTGAGCCGCGGCCGGGCGGGCTGGAATGTCGATGTGTCGACGACCGGGGCCGAGGCCCGGCTGTTCGGCCGGCGTCCGGCAGCACCCGCCGACGATCTGTGGCGCGAGGCCGGTGAAGCCGCCGACGTGAGCGCCCGGCTCTGGGACAGCTGGGAGGACGACGCCGAGATCCGGGACGTCGCCACCGGACGCTTCATCGACCGGGACAAGCTGCACCACGTCGACTTCGAGGGTGCCTCCTTCACGGTCCGCGGCCCGGCCATCGTGCCCCGGCCCCCGCAGGGACACCCGGTCACCGTTGTCGACGCAGCGGGCGGCCCGGCCCGCGAGACCGCGGCCCGCCACGCCGATGTCGTCCTCGTCCGTGCCCCCACGCCCGAACGGGCCGCCGCGATCCGCACCGATCTGCGCCGGCGCGCCGCGGCGTACGGACGCGACCCCGACTCCCTCCGGGTCCTGGTCTCGCTCACCGTCGACCTCGGCGACGCCGAGACCGCCCCGGAACCGGGACTGGAGAGCGGACCCCCGCTCGCCGCAGGCGGCTCGTACTACCGGGGTGGACCGGTCGACCTCGCCGAACTGATCACCCAGTGGCACCGCGGGGGAGCGGCGGACGGCTTCCACCTCACGCCCATCACCCCCGGGCGTGACCTCGAACGGATCGTCAACGGGACGGTGGCCCTGCTCCAGCACCGCAGCCTGTTCCGCACCTTCTACCCCGGCGGCACCCTGCGCGAGCACCTGGGGCTGGACCGCCCCGCCAACCGGTACGCCCTCGAAGGGGGACGAGCATGA
- the fxsBH gene encoding radical SAM/SPASM protein FxsBH, inactivated beta-hydroxylase extension form translates to MTGPLVPFREVVLKVHSRCDLACDHCYVYEHADQSWRTRPKTISDDVIFRTAQRLAEHAKTHALPSVSVILHGGEPLLAGPARLRRVCEELTAAFEGIAELDLRIHTNGLQLSPRYLDLFDEFDVKVGISLDGDRAANDRHRRYADGRSSHPLVLKAVELLQQERYRHLNLGLLCTVDIENDPRAVLDALTELDPPLIDFLLPHATWDEPPPRPDGSPTAYADWLLAVFDRWQEQGRPVPVRLFSSVLSTLSGGPSLTESLGLAPTDLVVVETDGQLEQVDSLKSAYEGAAATGFDVFTHTFDEVAAHPGVRARQLGLAGVSETCRRCPVVRSCGGGLYTHRYRSAGPSGAFDNPSVYCADLEALVRGIEARSAAALVAPAVAEPVELLAAQQDLTRTLLARLNADIGRRGGEQWAAVWELAATIDASEEGARGLDEVLAHPYTRSWLLYAMELAQERSGAMQVARRMPVYLAAAAVRGGLDLPVRVTFSGGRIFLPGLGELRIADAGEHGTALVRATEDGFLVRREGSDAAELRVVRPKAAGPGWRPLRRLATPGSTPGLVLDDLDPYRTCFSVPAADALDDRAAAGLEARTGEAWTLIEAKAPGRTGEMAGRLTTLTPLTRLAPAEPAVGRHGYGALGISPDGSAEELAFALLRGFRRAELRALRDVTDLYAADGSWEHRMPWQEEPVPFSRLLADTYERMALGAFEPSYLEGVPQALDTLEGAAELTISGKRLLDQMRKEI, encoded by the coding sequence ATGACAGGACCCCTGGTCCCTTTCCGCGAAGTCGTTCTCAAGGTTCACAGCAGGTGCGATCTTGCCTGTGACCATTGCTATGTCTATGAACATGCAGATCAGAGCTGGCGAACCCGGCCGAAAACAATCTCTGATGATGTCATCTTCCGGACTGCTCAACGCTTGGCCGAGCATGCCAAGACACATGCACTGCCCTCCGTGTCAGTGATCCTGCACGGAGGGGAGCCTCTACTGGCGGGCCCCGCCCGATTGCGGCGCGTCTGCGAAGAGCTCACCGCCGCCTTCGAAGGCATCGCGGAGCTCGACCTCCGTATCCACACCAACGGACTCCAGCTCAGCCCGCGCTATCTCGACCTCTTCGACGAGTTCGACGTCAAGGTCGGCATCTCCCTGGACGGCGACCGGGCCGCCAACGACCGGCACCGCCGCTATGCCGACGGACGCAGCAGCCACCCCCTGGTTCTCAAGGCCGTCGAGCTGCTCCAGCAGGAGCGCTACCGCCATCTCAACCTCGGGCTCCTGTGCACCGTCGACATCGAGAACGACCCGCGCGCGGTCCTCGACGCTCTCACCGAGCTCGACCCGCCGCTCATCGACTTCCTGCTTCCGCACGCCACCTGGGACGAGCCGCCGCCCCGCCCGGACGGCTCACCCACCGCCTACGCCGACTGGCTTCTCGCGGTCTTCGACCGCTGGCAGGAGCAGGGGCGCCCGGTGCCGGTACGGCTCTTCTCCTCGGTGCTGTCCACGCTGAGCGGCGGCCCCAGCCTCACCGAGTCCCTGGGGCTCGCCCCCACCGACCTCGTCGTCGTCGAGACCGACGGCCAGCTCGAGCAGGTCGACTCGCTCAAGAGCGCCTACGAAGGCGCGGCGGCCACCGGATTCGATGTCTTCACCCACACCTTCGACGAGGTCGCGGCCCACCCCGGGGTGCGGGCCCGCCAGCTCGGACTGGCCGGCGTCAGCGAGACCTGCCGCCGATGCCCGGTCGTACGTTCGTGCGGAGGCGGCCTCTACACCCACCGGTACCGCTCCGCGGGGCCGTCCGGCGCATTCGACAACCCGTCCGTGTACTGCGCCGATCTGGAGGCCCTGGTGCGCGGCATCGAGGCGCGCAGCGCAGCGGCCCTTGTCGCACCCGCGGTGGCCGAGCCCGTCGAATTGCTCGCCGCCCAGCAGGACCTCACCCGCACCCTGCTCGCTCGGCTGAACGCCGACATCGGACGGCGCGGCGGCGAGCAGTGGGCGGCCGTCTGGGAGCTGGCCGCCACCATCGACGCGTCCGAGGAAGGGGCCCGCGGTCTGGACGAGGTGCTGGCCCACCCCTACACCCGCAGTTGGCTGCTGTACGCGATGGAGCTGGCCCAGGAGCGGTCCGGGGCCATGCAGGTGGCGCGTCGGATGCCGGTGTATCTCGCGGCCGCCGCCGTACGGGGCGGCCTTGATCTGCCCGTACGGGTGACCTTCTCGGGCGGCAGGATCTTCCTGCCCGGTCTCGGCGAGTTGCGGATCGCGGATGCGGGGGAGCACGGCACGGCACTGGTGCGGGCAACCGAGGACGGCTTCCTGGTCCGGCGGGAAGGGAGTGACGCGGCCGAACTGAGGGTCGTACGGCCAAAGGCGGCCGGCCCCGGCTGGCGGCCACTGCGGCGGCTCGCGACGCCCGGTTCGACGCCCGGCCTCGTGCTCGACGACCTCGACCCGTACCGCACATGCTTCTCCGTGCCCGCCGCGGACGCCCTCGACGACCGGGCCGCCGCCGGCCTGGAGGCCAGGACCGGCGAGGCGTGGACGCTGATCGAGGCGAAGGCGCCCGGGCGTACCGGGGAGATGGCGGGCCGCCTCACCACCCTCACACCGCTGACCCGTCTGGCCCCGGCGGAGCCCGCCGTCGGGCGGCACGGATACGGCGCTCTGGGGATCTCCCCGGACGGCAGCGCGGAGGAGTTGGCGTTCGCGCTGCTGCGGGGCTTCCGGCGGGCCGAATTGCGGGCGCTTCGCGATGTCACGGATCTTTACGCGGCAGACGGCTCCTGGGAACATCGGATGCCCTGGCAGGAAGAACCAGTTCCGTTTTCCCGGTTGCTGGCCGACACCTATGAGCGGATGGCGTTGGGGGCTTTCGAGCCGAGCTATCTGGAGGGCGTGCCGCAGGCCCTCGACACGCTGGAGGGTGCCGCTGAGCTGACCATCAGTGGAAAGCGGCTGCTGGATCAGATGCGAAAAGAGATCTGA
- a CDS encoding DUF4231 domain-containing protein yields the protein MTAIPGPLQSMVFRNADLPALFHHTDAIAIASQREAVNTTRVQLILLVIGAMPAAVPWHLEIGDSFQLADGIGVLAYAGVLITMYLTAQRKAKSQWQLNRSAAEFIKSMCWRYSVHGSPFDTTTQHPEAVFANRLEEGLQELRKVGWADPRDLTADSGGLITDSMRELRNKAFTVRKETYVRDRLIEQRSWYRRRQEVSRRATLVWSTTIAVLAALALVFALLRTFSVTQSFALTGVLSAAAAACLAWSEMRRHHPLISAHSLVEQDLEAMQVAMETTLTERQWPRAVFETERIVSPQHTDWLARHQM from the coding sequence ATGACGGCGATTCCCGGACCGCTGCAGAGCATGGTATTCAGGAACGCCGACCTGCCGGCGCTGTTCCATCACACGGACGCGATCGCCATCGCAAGCCAGCGGGAGGCCGTGAACACCACCCGCGTCCAGCTGATTCTACTGGTCATCGGCGCGATGCCGGCCGCGGTGCCCTGGCACCTGGAGATAGGTGACTCGTTTCAACTCGCCGATGGCATCGGCGTGTTGGCCTATGCGGGTGTCCTGATCACGATGTACCTCACCGCCCAGCGCAAAGCAAAGTCGCAATGGCAACTCAACCGCTCGGCAGCAGAGTTCATCAAGTCGATGTGCTGGCGTTACTCGGTGCACGGCTCGCCTTTCGACACCACCACCCAGCACCCCGAGGCGGTGTTCGCGAATCGTCTCGAAGAAGGTCTTCAGGAGCTCCGGAAGGTGGGATGGGCCGACCCCCGCGACCTGACGGCGGATTCGGGCGGGCTGATAACGGACTCCATGCGCGAGTTGCGGAACAAGGCATTCACCGTGCGCAAGGAGACGTATGTACGGGACCGGCTGATCGAGCAGCGCAGTTGGTACCGCAGACGCCAGGAGGTGTCCCGCAGGGCCACGCTCGTCTGGTCGACCACCATTGCCGTACTGGCGGCGCTGGCCCTGGTGTTCGCGCTGCTGCGGACGTTCTCCGTCACCCAGTCCTTCGCCCTGACGGGGGTGCTGTCGGCCGCCGCGGCGGCCTGTCTGGCGTGGAGCGAGATGCGCCGCCACCACCCGCTGATCTCGGCCCACTCGCTGGTGGAGCAGGATCTGGAGGCGATGCAGGTGGCGATGGAGACCACACTGACCGAGCGTCAGTGGCCGCGGGCGGTTTTCGAGACCGAGCGCATCGTCTCCCCGCAGCACACCGACTGGCTTGCCCGGCATCAGATGTGA
- the fxsA gene encoding FxSxx-COOH cyclophane-containing RiPP peptide, whose translation MKTSESSLSFAVAKKNRVPLAEIDVRGTAAARKLGRVHAASAGRPTQASTFNSAL comes from the coding sequence GTGAAGACCTCTGAATCCTCTCTCTCCTTCGCTGTTGCGAAGAAGAACCGTGTGCCGCTCGCCGAGATCGATGTCCGCGGCACTGCTGCTGCCCGGAAGCTCGGTCGTGTGCATGCCGCGTCAGCCGGTCGCCCCACCCAGGCATCGACCTTCAACTCGGCACTCTGA